One Nitrospirota bacterium DNA window includes the following coding sequences:
- a CDS encoding diacylglycerol kinase family lipid kinase has product MKQTIFLIGNPAAGRNALRKINEATAIIKNKGHNVEMLLTGKRGDAESFARQISSEFRVKSSELRNDKNLELITLNSKLLIIAAGGDGTYNEVINGIACTNIPMAILPLGTTNVLAKELNIPEDVEKAVDIALNGKIHTICLGKITSNPPSPPGLAPRSGAGVTRHFLLMAGIGYDGETVYGIKKGLKKYSGKGAYILSGLKTLMRWAPDKLTFTMDGKSCEGYSAIICKTSKYAGNFRIAPDADIKNADFYAFIMHGKNRLNIFRYVSGIITKRHLKFKDITYLQIKNMEITGNAHIQIDGDYFGMTPARIEIVPDAMRLVY; this is encoded by the coding sequence ATGAAACAAACTATATTCCTTATAGGCAATCCCGCAGCAGGCAGGAATGCTCTGAGGAAAATCAATGAAGCAACAGCAATTATTAAAAACAAGGGACACAATGTTGAGATGCTGCTGACCGGAAAAAGAGGCGATGCTGAGTCATTTGCAAGACAAATTAGTTCTGAGTTTAGAGTTAAGAGTTCAGAGTTAAGAAATGATAAAAACTTAGAACTCATAACTCTAAACTCTAAACTCTTAATCATCGCCGCAGGCGGTGATGGAACGTACAATGAGGTGATTAACGGCATTGCCTGCACCAACATACCAATGGCGATACTCCCTCTCGGAACAACAAATGTCCTTGCTAAAGAACTCAACATACCCGAAGATGTAGAGAAGGCTGTTGATATTGCCCTGAATGGCAAAATACATACTATCTGCCTTGGGAAAATAACTAGTAATCCCCCCTCACCCCCCGGCCTCGCTCCGCGAAGCGGGGCAGGCGTCACCCGTCACTTTTTACTGATGGCTGGAATCGGCTATGACGGCGAAACAGTTTATGGAATAAAGAAGGGGCTTAAAAAATACTCAGGAAAAGGAGCATATATTCTGAGCGGTTTAAAGACGCTGATGAGATGGGCGCCTGATAAATTGACCTTCACCATGGACGGCAAATCCTGCGAAGGATACTCTGCGATAATCTGTAAAACATCAAAATACGCAGGCAATTTCAGGATTGCGCCTGATGCAGATATAAAGAACGCCGATTTTTATGCCTTCATTATGCACGGTAAAAACCGGCTGAATATTTTCAGATATGTCTCAGGGATAATTACAAAAAGACATCTGAAATTTAAGGATATAACATACCTGCAGATAAAAAATATGGAAATAACTGGCAATGCCCACATACAGATAGACGGAGATTATTTCGGCATGACACCGGCAAGAATTGAGATTGTGCCTGATGCGATGAGGCTGGTATATTAG